In Colletotrichum higginsianum IMI 349063 chromosome 1, whole genome shotgun sequence, one genomic interval encodes:
- a CDS encoding Metallo-beta-lactamase superfamily protein, which produces MASDGISLEFITTGNVWMRNPMQGQPIANRSIAMRFLRSLTGDWIGPMPLGAFLIHHPAGPILFDTGVSTHCTEPGYFPCWNPIPGMLNKLEVTREDGIVEQLRRRGVKPTDLQFVVLSHLHHDHAGGLEELAVAAPDVPVYVGPEHWDAFGKHPVWAAMQGCTPDRWPPGFEPRMLDFEEGRAVGPWGRSCVLTANGTVVAVDTPGHVPGHVSLIVVGDNDDGTTTRYLLTGDATYAIDVLEREEPDGANGDPVTAFESLRKIKEYARSHDVVVLPSHDPDTPRLLRDRVVYRPKD; this is translated from the coding sequence ATGGCCTCCGACGGCATCTCGCTCGAGTTCATCACCACCGGCAACGTCTGGATGCGCAACCCGATGCAGGGCCAGCCGATCGCCAACCGCAGCATCGCCATGCGCTTCCTCCGCTCCCTCACGGGCGACTGGATCGGCCCGATGCCGCTCGGGGCCTTCCTCATCCACCACCCCGCCGGCCCGATCCTCTTCGACACGGGCGTCTCGACGCACTGCACCGAGCCGGGCTACTTCCCCTGCTGGAACCCGATCCCGGGCATGCTCAACAAGCTCGAGGTCACGCGcgaggacggcatcgtcgagcagctgcgccgccgcggcgtcaAGCCGACGGACCTGCAGTTCGTCGTCCTCAGCCACCTGCACCACGACCACGCCGGCgggctcgaggagctcgccgtcgccgcgcccGACGTGCCGGTCTACGTCGGTCCGGAGCACTGGGACGCCTTCGGGAAGCACCCGGTCTGGGCCGCCATGCAAGGGTGCACGCCGGACCGCTGGCCGCCCGGCTTCGAGCCGCGCATGCTCGACTTCGAGGAGGGGCGCGCCGTCGGGCCGTGGGGGCGGTCCTGCGTGCTGACGgccaacggcaccgtcgtcgccgtcgacacgCCGGGCCACGTGCCGGGCCACGTCTCGCTCATCGTCGTgggcgacaacgacgacggcaccacgACGCGGTACCTGCTCACGGGCGACGCCACGTACGCCATCGACGTGctggagagggaggagccGGACGGCGCCAACGGTGACCCGGTCACGGCGTTTGAGAGCCTGCGCAAGATCAAGGAGTACGCGAGGAgccacgacgtcgtcgtcctgccGAGCCACGACCCGGACACGCCGCGGCTGTTGCGGGACAGGGTGGTGTATCGGCCGAAGGACTAG
- a CDS encoding Peptide hydrolase, whose product MHLNAALAILAASRVALAAPAADEVKVNPALRLIKTSEADAGVWVTEEQKIENYVNKHIGFFDITDITDEEVLAVLSTPPEAALEARQAVTYPTTLSHVSEANTLIARVSNTQPQSWLKTLTDFYNRYYLSTYGTQSATWLFNQVKSVAAVNSAITVTQFTHSWNQPSIIAKIPGTSSDLVIVGAHFDSTGGSSTARGPGADDNGSGVVVILEALRVLANAGFKPKNTLEFHFYAAEEAGLRGSSAIFSNYKAAGKRVLGFVNQDMAGYSPSGRVSVYNDYVDTALSNYVRLVATQYTGLAPTSDTCGYGCSDHAAARSNGFPAAYVCDEPIRTSTPYIHTPNDSYDTIQWPAILRHSKFTVGFLVEASYL is encoded by the exons ATGCATctcaacgccgccctcgccatcctcgcggCCTCCAGGGTTGCCCTggccgccccggccgccgatgaaGTCAAGGTCAACCCTGCGCTCCGATTGATCAAGAcgtccgaggccgacgccggtGTCTGGGTCACCGAGGAGCAGAAGATTGAGAACTACGTCAACAAGCACatcggcttcttcgacatCACCGACATCACG GACGAAGAGGTCTTGGCCGTGCTGTCTACGCCtcccgaggccgccctcgaggccagACAGGCCGTCACCTACCCCACTACTCTCTCCCACGTGAGCGAGGCCAACACGTTGATTGCCAGGGTCTCCAACACCCAGCCTCAGTCGTGGCTCAAGACGTTGACCGA CTTCTACAACCGCTACTACCTCTCCACGTACGGCACCCAGTCGGCCACTTGGTTGTTCAACCAGGTCAAGTCCGTCGCGGCGGTCAACTcggccatcaccgtcacGCAGTTCACCCACAGCTGGAACCAGCCTTCGATCATTGCCAAGATCCCCGGAACCAGCTCCGACCTGG TGATTGTCGGCGCTCACTTCGACTCTACCGGCGGCTCCTCGACCGCCCgcggccccggcgccgacgacaacggctccggcgtcgtcgtcatcctcgaggccctgcgcgtgctcgccaacgccggcttCAAGCCCAAGAACACGCTCGAGTTCCACTtctacgccgccgaggaggccggcctGCGCGGCTCGTCGGCCATCTTCTCCAACTACAAGGCCGCCGGCAAGAGGGTGctcggcttcgtcaaccAGGACATGGCCGGCTACTCGCCCTCGGGCCGCGTCTCCGTCTACAACGACTACGTCGACACGGCGCTGTCCAACTAcgtccgcctcgtcgccacGCAGTACACCGGCCTCGCGCCCACCAGCGACACCTGCGGATACGGATGCTCCGACCACGCCGCCGCGCGCTCCAACGGCTTCC CCGCTGCTTATGTCTGCGACGAGCCTATTCGCACTTCGACCCCTTACATCCACACCCCCAACGAC AGCTACGACACCATCCAATGGCCGGCGATCCTGCGCCACTCCAAGTTCACTGTTGGTTTCTTGGTCGAGGCCTCGTACCTGTAG
- a CDS encoding GDSL-like Lipase/Acylhydrolase, whose protein sequence is MRANLAIVAGFLGLASALPADNSASGSDVEKRQSVPTVYLCGDSTTAKAGGGGGTEGWGTFLQYSFAPSKAKVDNRAIGGRSARSYTREGRFDAVADLVKAGDWVVIEFGHNDGGSLTPTDNGRTDCFGDGAQTCQTTYKLSLPVGRDDIWRAGVAETVLTYPAYLKNAAKKFNEKGAKVIISSATPNNVWETGTFKWGYDRFFYYAWLAVEQLGGPSKGYYFVPHGEYAAQAMKNLGAATVNANYPNDHTHTAPFLADAMHKAFVLGLRCGTSALASLVTNSTASLTSTYLGPCVDSYNSTVHALLR, encoded by the exons ATGCGCGCCAACCTCGCCATCGTAGCCGGCTTCCTGGGCCTCGCCTCGGCCCTGCCCGCCGACAACTCCGCCTCGGGCTCCGACGTTGAGAAGCGCCAGTCCGTGCCGACCGTCTACCTCTGCGGCGACAGCACAacggccaaggccggcggcggcggcggcaccgagggCTGGGGCACGTTCCTGCAGTACTCGTTCGCGCCcagcaaggccaaggtcgacaacCGCGCCATCGGCGGCCGCAGCGCGCGCTCCTACACGCGCGAGGGCCgcttcgacgccgtcgccgacctcgtcaaggccggcgactGGGTCGTCATCGAGTTCGGCCacaacgacggcggctccCTCACCCCGACGGACAACGGGAGGACCGACTGCTTCGGCGACGGTGCCCAGACGTGCCAGACCACCTACAAGTTGAGTTTGCCCGTCGGACGTGATGATATATGGAGGGC cggcgtcgccgagaccGTCCTCACGTACCCGGCCTACCTGAAGAACGCCGCCAAGAAGTTCAACGAAAAGGGCGCCAAGGTCAtcatctcgtcggcgacgcccaaCAATGTCTGGGAAACGGGCACCTTCAAGTGGGGATACGACCGCTTCTTCTACTATGCCTG GCTCGCCGTCGAACAGCTCGGCGGCCCGTCCAAGGGCTACTACTTCGTCCCGCACGGCGAGTACGCGGCGCAGGCGATGAAGaacctcggcgccgcgaCCGTCAACGCCAACTACCCCAACGACCACACGCACACGGCGCcgttcctcgccgacgccatgcACAAGgccttcgtcctcggcctgcgCTGCGGCACCAGCGCCCTCGCGTCGCTGGTGACCaactcgacggcctcgctgACCTCGACCTACCTCGGCCCCTGCGTCGATAGCTACAACTCGACCGTCCACGCGCTGCTGAGGTAA
- a CDS encoding Amine oxidase, which translates to MGDTSAARKVHPLDPLRPEEISQAAEVVRRSNEHARIFFRAISLAEPPKRVLKDFLDNEHAGNTTLVHPARQARVQAYIDETLHELVVDLDSATVASDDLLRGKHSYIDTEFMAQVAAACLADQKVQKEIQTLKLPEGATVVVEPWAYATDGMKDMSERWTMAWFYMRLSDNPDANYYAYPLDICAEVSNSLEVVEIYRLPSGEHDAIHSVAKEFDRQKIHSNSEYHPDLVPERRTTTKPYHVSQPEGPSFSVDGNHISWEKWTMRLGFNYREGMTLHDVRFEGRGLFYRLSLAEMFVPYGDPRRPYPRKAAFDLGNDGAGVNANNLQLGCDCLGHIKYFDGWLSTSAGEPLRMPNVVCCHEVDDGILWKHTNFRTGNAVVARSRVLVLQTIITVSNYEYIFLFLFQQDGSVSYEVRATGIMSTAPIDLGTTVPWATVVAPGVAAPYHQHIFCLRIDPAIDGHRNSLVVEESHPIPFAGESDAYNPFGVGYTTKSQTVEREAGLDLDFATNRTFKIVNEGVVNPTTGTPVGFKLLPCYSQLLLAHPDSWHGKRAEYAAHAVWVTRHRDEELFPAGRFTMQSTGGEGIASWIRRRAGDDDDGLSLVRDQDIVVWHTFGSTHNPRAEDWPVMPCEKMVVGLKPANFFRGNPALDVPISSQDGNRSVLVQDG; encoded by the exons ATGGGAGACACCAGCGCTGCCCGAAAGGTGCACCCGCTGGATCCGCTCCGGCCAGAAGAGATCAGCCAG GCAGCTGAAGTTGTCCGTAGGTCGAATGAACATGCCCGGATTTTCTTCAGGGCCATCTCCCTGGCGGAGCCTCCCAAGCGAGTACTGAAAGATTTCCTCGACAACGAGCATGCCGGCAACACCACGTTGGTGCATCCGGCGCGGCAAGCCCGGGTCCAGGCGTACATTGACGAGACCTTGCATGAGCTCGTTGTGGACTTGGACTCGGCGACAGTCGCATCCGATGACCTCCTCCGTGGGAAGCACTCGTACATCGACACTGAGTTCATGGCCCAGGTTGCAGCGGCATGTCTTGCGGACCAAAAGGTTCAGAAGGAGATTCAAACCCTGAAGCTTCCAGAGGGGGCAACGGTGGTGGTTGAGCCGTGGGCCTATGCAACAGACGGCATGAAGGACATGAGTGAACGATGGACTATG GCCTGGTTCTACATGCGTCTCTCCGACAACCCCGATGCGAACTACTACGCCTATCCACTGGACATTTGTGCCGAGGTCTCCAACTctctcgaggtcgtcgagattTATCGCCTGCCGTCCGGAGAGCACGATGCCATTCACAGCGTGGCGAAGGAGTTCGACCGGCAGAAGATCCATTCCAACAGCGAGTATCATCCCGATCTGGTCCCGGAAcgaaggacgacgacgaagccctACCATGTCTCCCAGCCCGAGGGCCCGTCGTTCAGCGTCGACGGCAACCACATCTCCTGGGAGAAGTGGACCATGAGGCTCGGCTTCAACTACAGGGAGGGCATGACGCTGCACGACGTTCGCTTCGAGGGCCGAGGCCTGTTCTATCGCCTGTCCCTGGCCGAGATGTTCGTGCCATACGGCGACCCCCGGCGCCCCTACCCACGCAAGGCcgccttcgacctcggcaacgacggcgccggcgtcaacGCCAACAACCTCCAGCTGGGCTGCGACTGCCTCGGCCACATCAAGTACTTTGACGGGTGGCTGAGCACGTCCGCCGGCGAGCCGCTGAGGATGCCCAACGTCGTCTGCTGccacgaggtcgacgacggcatcctgTGGAAGCACACCAACTTCCGCACGGgcaacgccgtcgtcgcgagGTCGAGGGTTCTCGTGCTGcagaccatcatcaccgtcaGCAACTACGAGTacatcttcctcttcctcttccagcAGGACGGCTCCGTCTCCTACGAGGTCCGCGCCACGGGCATCatgtcgacggcgcccaTCGACCTCGGCACCACGGTCCCGTGGGCCACCGTCGTGGCCCCCGGCGTCGCGGCGCCGTACCACCAGCACATCTTCTGCCTGCGAATCGACCCGGCCATCGACGGACACCGGAACTCCCTGGTCGTCGAGGAGTCGCATCCGATCCCGTTCGCCGGAGAATCGGACGCGTATAACCCCTTTGGCGTGGGCTACACCACCAAGTCGCAAACGGTGGAGAGGGAGGCCGGACTCGATCTGGACTTCGCCACCAACCGGACGTTCAAGATCGTCAACGAAGGCGTCGTCAACCCGACAACGGGTACCCCGGTAGGCTTTAAGCTCCTGCCGTGCTACAGCCAGCTTCTCCTGGCCCATCCCGACAGCTGGCACGGCAAACGCGCAGAGTACGCAGCGCACGCCGTTTGGGTGACGCGCCACCGGGACGAAGAGCTCTTCCCGGCCGGACGGTTCACCATGCAGTCGACCGGCGGGGAGGGGATCGCGTCCTGGATCCGGCGGCGCGcgggtgatgatgatgatgggctgTCTCTGGTGCGGGACCAAGACATCGTGGTCTGGCACACCTTCGGCTCGACTCACAACCCGCGGGCCGAGGACTGGCCCGTCATGCCGTGcgagaagatggtggtggggCTGAAGCCGGCCAACTTCTTCCGGGGCAACCCTGCCCTCGATGTACCGATTTCGTCGCAGGATGGGAACCGTAGTGTGTTGGTGCAGGACGGATAA
- a CDS encoding Major facilitator superfamily transporter, translating into MRDPEEQEVQDHAASAAAVAPGTPEAVELRAMGSPRSGSSRREPESSPLAWLCVVGSFMFLYPSYGFMQSVGTVQSYLQLNQLSAYPSRDLGWISGIFTSLGLLLGIQAGPLMDAYGTKFLAPASVVLYVPVFFIMGECTEYWHFILCLGVLGGIGGALASTVAMAVIGKLFNRRKGLAMGIALSGSSFGGVTISMMLRSILPTLGWQWSMRVMGFLVLGIMTIGVLCFLPYPRLCVAVAGAPVGKTGAMLNFSAFRSPPFGFMTMGLFLLEFVLFGITGLLPTFAIASGFGSDVGYSLIAILNGTSCLGRIMTGIIGDRLGHLNILLTMIGITIVFTGVVFVPFGTKHIGALYAFAALWGYGSGSFLSSTPGTMNFIVSFSLLVTVPIGGQMLESMGGTALSGFYLAIVFLGGVCFFAARALLLDGWLTFRARI; encoded by the exons aTGAGAGACCCAGAGGAGCAAGAAGTGCAAGATCATGCCGCCTCTGCAGCAGCTGTTGCGCCCGGGACACCTGAAGCGGTTGAGCTGCGTGCTATGGGATCTCCTCGGTCCGGTTCTAGCCGCCGGGAACCCGAGTCGAGCCCGTTGGCATGGCTTTGCGTCGTGGGCTCATTCATGTTTCTCTACCCATCCTACG GTTTCATGCAATCCGTCGGGACCGTCCAGTCCTATCTCCAGCTCAACCAGCTGAGCGCGTACCCCTCTCGTGATCTGGGCTGGATCAGCGGAATCTTCACCTcgctcggcctgctgctcgGCATCCAGGCAGGCCCCCTCATGGATGCGTACGGCACCAAGTTCCTGGCACCCGCTTCCGTGGTGCTGTACGTGCCCGTGTTCTTCATCATGGGCGAGTGCACCGAGTACTGGCACTTCATCCTCTGCCTCGGGGTGCTCGggggcatcggcggcgccctcgcctcgACCGTCGCGATGGCGGTCATCGGGAAGCTCTTCAACCGCCGCAAGGGGCTTGCCATGGGGATCGCCCTCTCGGGGTCTTCCTTTGGCGGCGTCACGATCTCGATGATGCTGCGCTCGATCCTGCCGACGCTGGGTTGGCAGTGGTCGATGAGAGTCATGggcttcctcgtcctcggcatcatGACCATCGGCGTCTTGTGCTTCCTGCCGTATCCCCGGCTGTGTGTCGCCGTTGCCGGGGCACCAGTGGGCAAGACGGGAGCGATGCTGAACTTCTCGGCCTTCCGGTCTCCTCCTTTCGGCTTCATGACGATGGGCCTATTTCTTCTCGAGTTCGTCTTATTTGGTATAACGGGTCTGCTGCCCACCTTTGCGATCGCCTCGGGATTCGGTTCCGATGTTGGGTACTCTCTGATTGCTATTCTCAACGGCACATCATGTCTTGGCCGCATCATGaccggcatcatcggcgacAGGCTCGGGCATCTCAACATTCTACTCACCATGATAGGAATTACGATCGTGTTTACCGGTGTCGTATTTGTGCCTTTTGGGACCAAGCATATCGGGGCGTTGTATGCCTTTGCTGCTCTGTGGGGGTACGGGTCAGGATCTTTCTTGTCCAGCACTCCAG GCACAATGAACTTTATCGTCAGCTTCTCGCTGTTGGTGACCGTGCCTATCGGCGGACAGATGCTCGAAAGCATGGGCGGGACAGCGCTCTCAGGCTTCTATCTGGCCATCGTCTTTCTTGGCGGAGTctgcttcttcgccgcccgcgccctgctcctcgacggaTGGCTCACTTTCCGGGCCAGGATTTGA